Proteins co-encoded in one Setaria viridis chromosome 9, Setaria_viridis_v4.0, whole genome shotgun sequence genomic window:
- the LOC117835917 gene encoding uncharacterized protein, translating into MGSGKASSPGAVAGASGGPPQQPPGAAVCCMCGDRGLLPELFRCSACSVRSQHTYCTDRYPKVESYGTCNWCLRVDGGVAASTSSSPRSAGKAAARSPAGHSDPTSGGGRSPKVAARGDFASSNPSKPIKKQQPQHQRLLLRRSASDLGSRAVRDAPPPSPGVARGRPRVRRYKLLEEVITS; encoded by the exons ATGGGGAGCGGCAAGGCATCCTCACCAGGCGCCGTtgccggcgcgagcggcggcccgccgcagcagccgccgggcgccgccgtctGCTGCATGTGCGGCGACCGCGGCCTCCTGCCCGAGCTCTTCCGCTGCTCCGCCTGCTCCGTCCGCTCCCAGCACAC ATACTGCACGGATCGGTACCCGAAGGTGGAGTCGTACGGCACCTGCAACTGGTGTCTGAGGGTGGACGGGGGCGTGGCTGCTTCGACTTCTTCCTCGCCGAGGTCCGCCGGCAAGGCGGCCGCCCGGTCGCCGGCTGGTCACAGCGACcccacgagcggcggcggcaggtcgcCCAAGGTCGCCGCTCGTGGCGACTTCGCGTCGTCGAACCCGAGCAAGCCTATAAagaagcagcagccgcagcaccaGCGGCTCCTGCTGCGGCGGTCGGCGTCGGACCTCGGAAGCCGCGCCGTCCGCgacgcgccgcccccgtcgcccggCGTCGCGCGCGGCAGGCCGAGGGTCCGGAGGTACAAGCTCTTGGAAGAGGTGATCACTAGCTAG